The following coding sequences lie in one Glycine soja cultivar W05 chromosome 16, ASM419377v2, whole genome shotgun sequence genomic window:
- the LOC114389059 gene encoding epoxide hydrolase 3-like produces MVNLVAAQRPLLHGLMKMAGVRPYTVEIEPGTVMSFWVPSETLTKPKKKNEKPRISSKPSRPAVVLVHGFGAEGIMTWQYQVGALTKKYAVYVPDLLFFGGSTTDKPHRSPAFQAQCVVAGLRKLGVEKCIVVGYSYGGMVAFKMAEMYPEVVEALVITGSILAMTDSISATSLQELGFSSSSELLLPTSVKGLKALLTVASHKKQWYPNRLLKDYLEVMITNRKERGELLEALVVSDKDIIIPNFSQRIHLLWGENDKIFNLELAQNMKEQLGDGTTFEAIKKAGHMVNMERPRLFNRCLKQFIASFLAPNGPKK; encoded by the exons ATGGTGAACCTGGTGGCAGCACAGAGGCCATTGTTACATGGCCTCATGAAGATGGCAGGGGTGAGGCCCTACACGGTGGAGATTGAGCCCGGGACCGTGATGAGTTTCTGGGTCCCTTCTGAAACACTAACGAAGCCGAAGAAAAAAAACGAGAAGCCCAGAATCAGCTCGAAGCCCAGCAGGCCCGCGGTGGTTCTGGTGCACGGCTTTGGCGCCGAGGGAATCATGACATGGCAGTATCAAGTTGGCGCCTTGACAAAAAAATACGCAGTCTACGTTCCTGACCTCCTCTTCTTCGGGGGCTCCACCACCGACAAACCCCACCGGTCGCCGGCGTTTCAGGCGCAGTGTGTGGTGGCGGGGTTGAGGAAGCTCGGGGTGGAGAAGTGCATAGTGGTTGGGTACAGTTATGGGGGGATGGTGGCGTTTAAGATGGCTGAGATGTACCCAGAAGTGGTTGAAGCGTTGGTTATCACAGGGTCCATTTTGGCCATGACGGACTCCATCAGCGCCACCTCACTGCAAGAGCTAGGGTTTTCTTCTTCCTCCGAGCTCTTGTTGCCTACTTCTGTTAAGGGTCTCAAGGCACTCTTGACCGTGGCTTCGCACAAGAAGCAGTGGTATCCCAATCGTTTGCTCAAAGATTATCTCGAG GTGATGATCACGAATAGGAAGGAACGAGGTGAACTATTGGAAGCCTTAGTAGTTAGCGACAAAGATATCATCATCCCAAATTTTTCACAG AGAATACATCTTTTATGGGGAGAGAATGATAAAATATTCAATCTGGAGCTTGCGCAAAATATGAAAGA ACAACTAGGGGATGGTACAACATTTGAAGCCATAAAGAAAGCTGGTCACATGGTTAACATGGAACGACCCCGTCTCTTCAACAGATGTCTCAAGCAGTTTATTGCCTCCTTCTTGGCCCCAAATGGACCCAAAAAATAA